A single genomic interval of Streptomyces sp. BA2 harbors:
- a CDS encoding diacylglycerol kinase family protein: protein MRTLEPRPGVRTSLASPATKGLTGNRSARRAALRGTGSLALVSAAIQATTKALDKRRPLRHPPSGVATSFRTAGAAALATAATLETPRLGAALIPLAAGIAVSRLRAGAHTPGRVLMDAAFGVGIAVATCRWWPLHRDEPADSARPKLPVPALPSGEGLVVVVNSDAGGEVPADVELRTLLPKADLRVCEAGEDLHTVLRQAAAQVQARGGALGVVGGDGTVNAAAVLAVDNRLPLAVFPGGTLNHFAADLGLPTLKEAADAVEAGRGGAVDLGRITGDGTCTYFLNTFSIGVYPELVRAREARERALGKWPALAIGLLRVLADGAPIDVTLDGQPRRLWLLFAGNSRYDPPGFAPSYRRTLDDDLLDLRIVDGKHPFARTRLVAAFLTGTLARSRVYQETTATRLRIEGVGTAGDYTRDGEVSPAADTLVLDKRGHALTVYLPAPQ, encoded by the coding sequence ATGCGAACCCTCGAACCGCGTCCCGGCGTACGCACGAGCCTCGCCTCCCCGGCCACGAAGGGCCTGACCGGCAACCGCAGCGCACGCCGGGCCGCCCTGCGCGGTACCGGCTCGCTGGCCCTTGTCTCCGCCGCCATCCAGGCCACCACCAAGGCGCTCGACAAGCGTCGACCGCTCCGGCATCCGCCGAGCGGGGTGGCGACCTCTTTCCGCACGGCCGGAGCCGCCGCCCTCGCAACTGCTGCCACCCTGGAGACACCCCGGCTGGGGGCCGCCCTCATTCCCCTCGCCGCAGGCATCGCCGTCTCCCGCCTCCGTGCCGGAGCACACACGCCCGGCCGGGTTCTCATGGACGCCGCGTTCGGCGTGGGGATCGCCGTGGCGACGTGCCGCTGGTGGCCGCTGCACCGCGACGAGCCCGCCGACAGCGCCCGGCCGAAGCTCCCGGTTCCCGCTCTTCCGTCCGGCGAGGGTCTTGTCGTGGTCGTCAACAGCGACGCCGGTGGCGAAGTGCCGGCCGACGTCGAACTACGCACTCTGCTACCGAAAGCGGACCTGCGGGTCTGCGAAGCAGGCGAGGATCTGCACACCGTGCTTCGGCAGGCCGCCGCGCAGGTACAGGCACGCGGCGGCGCACTGGGCGTGGTCGGGGGCGACGGCACGGTCAACGCGGCGGCCGTGCTGGCCGTCGACAACCGGCTGCCGCTCGCGGTGTTCCCCGGCGGCACCCTCAACCACTTCGCCGCCGACCTTGGACTGCCGACCTTGAAAGAGGCCGCCGACGCGGTGGAGGCGGGCCGCGGCGGTGCCGTCGACCTCGGCCGGATCACCGGCGACGGCACCTGCACCTACTTCCTCAACACGTTCAGCATCGGTGTCTACCCCGAACTCGTCCGGGCCCGCGAGGCCCGCGAGAGGGCCCTAGGCAAGTGGCCCGCCCTCGCCATCGGCCTGCTCCGCGTCCTCGCTGACGGCGCCCCCATCGACGTCACCCTCGACGGACAGCCCCGGCGGCTGTGGCTGCTCTTCGCCGGCAACAGCCGCTACGACCCGCCCGGCTTCGCCCCCTCCTACCGCCGCACCCTCGACGACGACCTCCTCGACCTGCGCATCGTCGACGGAAAACACCCCTTCGCCCGCACCCGCCTCGTCGCGGCCTTCCTCACCGGAACCCTCGCCCGCTCCCGCGTCTACCAGGAAACCACCGCCACCCGCCTGCGCATCGAGGGTGTGGGCACGGCAGGCGACTACACCCGTGACGGTGAAGTGAGCCCCGCCGCCGACACCCTCGTCCTCGACAAGAGGGGCCACGCCCTCACCGTCTACCTGCCCGCTCCCCAGTGA
- a CDS encoding LysR substrate-binding domain-containing protein — translation MRLSELADQEWIIRAENHSVAEVLRGACRQAGFEPRIAYASHDYQEAQAMVAVGLSLALAPSRAVTNRRSDVRLLSVYPDQSSEPRRWPASCTSLREDLPTPVLTALSWARCQSADASRNHATNGGSCERGSGGGARAAPGAVSPTLRCLRPGRPSDAPLG, via the coding sequence GTGCGACTGTCCGAGCTCGCGGACCAGGAGTGGATCATCCGCGCCGAGAACCATTCGGTCGCGGAGGTGCTCCGGGGTGCCTGCCGTCAGGCGGGCTTCGAACCGCGCATCGCCTACGCCTCCCACGACTACCAGGAAGCGCAGGCCATGGTCGCCGTCGGCCTCAGCCTGGCCCTTGCGCCCAGCCGTGCCGTGACTAACCGGCGTAGTGACGTGCGCCTTCTCTCCGTGTACCCCGACCAGTCGTCCGAGCCCAGGCGATGGCCCGCGTCCTGCACGTCGTTGCGAGAGGATTTACCGACCCCGGTCTTGACCGCCCTCAGCTGGGCGCGGTGCCAAAGCGCTGACGCGTCGCGCAACCATGCGACGAACGGCGGGAGTTGCGAGCGGGGGAGTGGGGGTGGTGCGCGGGCGGCACCGGGAGCTGTGTCCCCAACCCTCCGGTGCCTTCGCCCGGGTCGACCGTCGGACGCCCCGCTCGGGTAG
- a CDS encoding zinc-binding dehydrogenase, which translates to MTNPDRLHWNRRRGGQTVSSKLWLQKRLATGTLTIRVADVLPLEQAAEAHRRTEAGGLPGRLVLAV; encoded by the coding sequence CTGACCAACCCGGACCGCCTGCATTGGAATCGGCGTCGCGGTGGTCAGACGGTCAGCTCCAAACTGTGGCTACAAAAGCGCCTGGCCACCGGCACGCTCACCATCCGCGTCGCTGATGTCCTCCCCCTGGAACAGGCCGCCGAGGCCCACCGCCGGACTGAAGCGGGTGGCCTGCCCGGACGCCTCGTACTGGCCGTCTGA
- a CDS encoding DNA alkylation repair protein: MADFKDELSPELIGRLADDLAGASASFDRTAFEQLAGTGIGDLELKARIDWIARALAATMPTSPEEAGRVIRGALDSGGLTGWASMPVNAYVASALLDRPDVALPLLAALTSRYTAEFAIRPFVEAHYEVTMDQLRAWTTDPDEHVRRLVSEGTRPRLPWASQLSRFVADPAPALALLEPLVNDESLYVRRSVANHLNDISKDHPDLVLVTARRWLRGSTQGDFVVRHGLRTLVKRGHPEALAVLGFDHHAPIEITDLACSPSTISIGEATTVTFTLHATDATRAAIDYIVHYQGVRGPKAGKVFKLTARDLPAGQAVGFSRRHRFECLSVRTIHPGPHRIEVQANGRVLGATEVHITAAETSQGPA, encoded by the coding sequence ATGGCCGATTTCAAAGATGAACTGTCGCCGGAGCTCATCGGGCGTCTCGCGGATGACCTCGCCGGTGCCTCGGCCTCGTTCGACCGGACGGCATTCGAGCAGCTCGCGGGCACCGGTATCGGTGACCTGGAGCTGAAGGCCCGTATCGACTGGATCGCCCGTGCCCTCGCGGCGACGATGCCGACGTCCCCCGAGGAAGCCGGCCGGGTGATCCGTGGTGCCCTCGACAGCGGGGGCCTCACGGGGTGGGCTTCCATGCCCGTCAACGCCTACGTCGCCTCGGCGCTGCTGGACCGGCCCGACGTCGCGCTGCCGCTGCTGGCCGCGCTCACCTCCCGCTACACCGCCGAGTTCGCTATCCGCCCCTTCGTCGAAGCCCACTACGAGGTCACGATGGACCAGCTCAGGGCGTGGACCACCGACCCGGACGAACACGTTCGGCGGCTCGTCTCGGAGGGCACGCGCCCGCGGCTGCCCTGGGCATCGCAGCTCTCGCGGTTCGTCGCCGACCCCGCTCCCGCGCTGGCGCTCCTGGAGCCTCTCGTCAACGACGAGTCCCTTTACGTGCGCCGTTCCGTGGCGAACCACCTCAACGACATCAGCAAGGACCACCCCGACCTCGTCCTCGTCACCGCCCGGCGATGGTTGCGCGGCAGCACACAGGGCGATTTCGTCGTACGCCACGGCCTGCGGACACTCGTCAAGCGAGGACACCCGGAGGCTCTCGCGGTTCTGGGGTTCGATCACCATGCTCCGATCGAGATCACGGACCTCGCCTGCTCGCCCTCCACCATCTCCATCGGGGAGGCGACCACCGTCACCTTCACGCTGCACGCCACCGACGCGACGAGAGCGGCGATCGACTACATAGTCCACTACCAAGGGGTTCGCGGCCCCAAGGCGGGCAAGGTGTTCAAGCTGACCGCCCGGGACCTCCCCGCGGGCCAGGCGGTCGGCTTCTCACGCCGGCACCGGTTCGAGTGCCTCTCGGTCCGCACGATCCACCCCGGCCCGCACCGCATCGAGGTCCAGGCCAACGGACGCGTCCTCGGCGCGACCGAGGTCCACATCACCGCCGCCGAAACATCGCAAGGCCCAGCCTGA
- a CDS encoding MFS transporter, protein MSSSALGNEPQHTTTQTPTHPSPGPSKMAMGTWIALLVLLTAELMNMLDQSVVLTALPAIQESTGAGPVAVQWLTTAYSLPVAVGLITGGRLGDIYGRRRILLIGTVVFTAASLLCGLATGPGVLIGARLLQGVGVAVMIPQVLATMHVTFEGQNRSKAFGLYGAVLAIANVLGPVLGGVLTQADLFGLSWRPIFLVNVPVGLAVLLLGRKFIPKSTVRKADRLDLVGMLLSGLAIVLILFPLTEGHAHGWPLWCFVMLAAGVLVLGVFLRHQLRRQSNAPLVALSLFRVRQFSGGMAADLLHGLLCGLFFMTWTLYLQRGLGMSPFHAALAFVLLSVGELGGATVAAKTAGRFARRLPQAGALIATAAMVTYGLQIGSHQAELTLLAMTAPVVLIGFGLGMVSGPLADLSLARVPHEDAGSASGLFNTAIHLGIALGTALTAVVFFAITGGSPDGSVNRDAFVTVLWWVGGLLAVMWALMFCLPKQAEYQAG, encoded by the coding sequence TTGTCTTCCTCCGCGCTCGGCAACGAGCCGCAGCACACCACCACCCAGACCCCGACCCACCCATCACCGGGACCCTCGAAGATGGCCATGGGAACCTGGATCGCCCTCCTGGTGCTGCTGACCGCCGAGCTGATGAACATGCTCGACCAGTCGGTCGTCCTGACCGCCCTGCCCGCCATCCAGGAGTCGACCGGCGCCGGACCGGTCGCGGTGCAGTGGCTGACCACCGCCTATTCCCTGCCGGTCGCCGTCGGGCTGATCACCGGCGGACGGCTCGGTGACATCTACGGCCGGCGCAGGATCCTGCTCATCGGCACCGTCGTGTTCACTGCCGCCTCGCTGCTGTGCGGTCTGGCCACCGGCCCGGGCGTGCTGATCGGCGCCCGCCTGCTCCAGGGCGTCGGCGTGGCCGTGATGATCCCGCAGGTCCTGGCGACCATGCACGTCACCTTCGAAGGCCAGAACCGCAGCAAGGCGTTCGGCCTGTACGGGGCCGTCCTGGCCATCGCCAACGTCCTGGGCCCGGTCCTGGGCGGCGTGCTCACCCAGGCCGACCTGTTCGGGCTGTCCTGGCGGCCGATCTTCCTGGTCAACGTGCCCGTCGGGCTGGCCGTACTCCTCCTGGGACGCAAGTTCATCCCCAAATCGACCGTCCGCAAGGCCGACCGGCTCGACCTGGTCGGCATGCTGCTGTCCGGCCTGGCCATCGTCCTGATCCTCTTCCCGCTCACCGAGGGCCACGCCCACGGATGGCCGCTGTGGTGCTTCGTCATGCTCGCCGCCGGCGTCCTTGTCCTCGGTGTCTTCCTGCGCCACCAGCTGCGCAGGCAGAGCAACGCCCCGCTGGTGGCCCTGTCCCTCTTCCGGGTCAGGCAGTTCTCCGGGGGCATGGCCGCGGACCTGCTGCACGGCCTGCTGTGCGGCCTGTTCTTCATGACCTGGACGCTGTACCTGCAGCGCGGACTGGGTATGAGTCCGTTCCACGCGGCCCTGGCCTTCGTGCTGCTCTCCGTGGGAGAACTGGGCGGCGCAACGGTCGCGGCGAAGACCGCCGGACGTTTCGCCCGCCGTCTGCCGCAGGCCGGAGCCCTCATCGCGACCGCTGCGATGGTCACCTACGGGCTCCAGATCGGCAGCCACCAGGCCGAGCTGACCCTGCTGGCGATGACCGCTCCGGTGGTGCTGATCGGCTTCGGACTGGGCATGGTCTCCGGCCCGCTCGCCGATTTGTCGCTGGCCAGGGTCCCGCACGAGGACGCCGGTTCGGCCTCGGGCTTGTTCAACACCGCCATCCACCTGGGCATCGCGCTGGGCACCGCGCTGACCGCCGTGGTGTTCTTCGCCATCACCGGCGGCTCTCCCGACGGGTCGGTCAACCGCGACGCGTTCGTCACCGTGCTGTGGTGGGTCGGCGGCCTCCTCGCCGTGATGTGGGCGCTGATGTTCTGCCTGCCCAAACAGGCGGAATACCAGGCCGGCTGA
- a CDS encoding transposase → MTVRRVTGWIMRRPEQLTGTERKCLDDLCDRSPALATTTEYARRLALILRERRNEHLVLEVWLADVRLEDNENSAPWPAVCAATEQPSWRHSPPPTSGAAEGNVTRIELLKRQMYGRVNFDLLRRRILLSP, encoded by the coding sequence ATGACTGTCCGTCGCGTCACCGGCTGGATCATGCGCAGGCCCGAACAGCTCACGGGGACCGAGCGCAAGTGTCTTGATGACCTGTGTGATCGCAGTCCTGCACTGGCCACGACCACCGAGTACGCCCGCCGCCTGGCCCTGATTCTGCGCGAACGGCGCAACGAGCACCTGGTCCTCGAGGTCTGGCTCGCCGACGTCCGCCTAGAGGACAACGAGAACTCCGCACCCTGGCCAGCGGTATGCGCCGCGACCGAGCAGCCGTCCTGGCGGCACTCACCACCACCTACATCAGGAGCGGCCGAGGGCAACGTCACCAGGATCGAGCTGCTGAAAAGGCAAATGTATGGCCGGGTCAACTTCGACCTGCTGCGGCGCCGCATACTGCTATCGCCGTGA
- a CDS encoding nucleotide disphospho-sugar-binding domain-containing protein, which translates to MPVDLFILGGMRMLLVTWGSTGDVAPYVGLGVRLRAAGQEVVVATSERHAPRFRLHDIPVHVLPLARQEESALAADRFDRWQSPSRIRRRVSNAQDIAQVIARGVLDAVGQGTDVILAHPLAHPLCAVIAERTGLPCVGIYTAAPGMLLPRLSAPPVMSRHGYRLAETLARAAMSPLYAPALSWINQELGTRRRKAGALGDVLRGQRVLHGYSGALLPKDFPLSDGHACVGYWWPARDPGWRPDERLVDFLAAGPAPVYFGFGSVSPGDAERLGTTIKEVVRRLGVRAVVQAGWQGLDVSADDVLTIGECPHDWLFPRMTALVHHAGPGTVGAGLKAGVPTVPVPLSLDQPFWARRMTALGLAPTFLAARRLTARELADALHTTLHDRQYRDRCAELSKIIGSEDGAATVLSSLLSPEYQTPSCNS; encoded by the coding sequence GTGCCGGTCGATCTGTTCATACTCGGCGGCATGCGGATGCTGCTGGTGACGTGGGGCTCGACGGGGGACGTGGCCCCGTACGTGGGGCTGGGGGTGCGGCTGAGGGCCGCGGGGCAGGAGGTGGTGGTCGCCACTTCGGAGCGCCACGCACCCAGGTTCCGCCTCCACGACATACCTGTGCATGTCCTTCCCCTGGCCCGGCAGGAAGAGTCCGCGCTGGCCGCGGACCGGTTCGACCGATGGCAGAGCCCCAGCCGGATCCGGCGCAGGGTGAGCAATGCCCAGGACATTGCTCAAGTGATCGCCCGCGGCGTTCTCGACGCGGTCGGGCAGGGCACGGACGTGATCCTCGCCCATCCTCTGGCCCATCCCTTGTGTGCCGTGATCGCCGAGCGAACGGGCCTGCCCTGCGTCGGGATCTACACGGCCGCACCAGGGATGCTCCTGCCCCGGCTGAGTGCACCCCCTGTGATGTCCCGCCACGGCTACCGGCTCGCCGAAACCCTGGCGCGAGCGGCCATGAGCCCCTTGTACGCTCCGGCTCTTTCCTGGATCAACCAGGAACTGGGGACGCGGCGGAGAAAGGCCGGCGCTCTCGGCGACGTCCTGCGCGGTCAACGTGTCCTGCACGGGTACAGCGGCGCCCTGTTGCCGAAAGATTTCCCTCTGTCCGACGGTCACGCGTGCGTGGGGTACTGGTGGCCGGCCCGGGACCCTGGCTGGCGCCCCGACGAGCGCCTGGTTGATTTCCTCGCCGCGGGGCCCGCTCCCGTGTACTTCGGGTTCGGCAGTGTCTCTCCGGGCGACGCGGAGCGTCTGGGCACCACCATCAAGGAGGTCGTCCGCAGGCTTGGCGTACGAGCGGTGGTACAGGCCGGCTGGCAGGGCCTCGATGTCTCCGCGGATGACGTCCTGACGATCGGCGAGTGCCCTCACGACTGGCTCTTCCCCCGCATGACCGCCCTGGTGCACCACGCCGGTCCCGGGACTGTGGGTGCCGGCCTGAAGGCCGGGGTCCCCACCGTGCCTGTGCCCCTCTCCCTCGACCAGCCCTTCTGGGCCCGCCGCATGACGGCCCTGGGCCTGGCCCCCACCTTCCTCGCCGCACGCCGGCTGACGGCACGGGAGCTGGCCGACGCCCTGCACACAACACTGCATGACCGGCAGTACCGTGACCGGTGTGCCGAGCTCTCAAAGATCATCGGCAGCGAAGACGGAGCGGCAACCGTCTTGAGCTCGCTCTTGAGTCCTGAGTACCAGACTCCTTCCTGCAACTCCTGA
- a CDS encoding alpha/beta fold hydrolase — translation MSQSTCIQATDHELDYRGFRFVARTATAGNAATEPLVVLGGSSQDRLSWTRYERLILSHTSMLTLELPGYGDADPLPVEHGMDFLADTVRHAVDTLSLGPVNVFGACFGASVALRYAQRHPHRIARLMLGGTAVEISPEYTASAKRWRRMVDEGLLDDLARDMVEQFMAPPDHGLVRRRAAVARLMGQRFAQLTERELAMDITHHERLLSHPWSLPEPAVTLPVLVFTGEHDTITPPPVGRRVAQGLRARFTTIKEADHLVQIERDTDLADLMARFFTDQPLEALSYLNPVERFPQPVSGSR, via the coding sequence ATGTCTCAGAGCACCTGCATTCAAGCGACGGATCACGAGCTGGACTACCGCGGATTCCGCTTCGTGGCCCGCACAGCCACTGCGGGTAACGCGGCCACCGAGCCCCTCGTCGTCCTCGGCGGTTCCTCGCAAGACCGCCTCTCCTGGACGCGGTACGAGCGGCTGATCCTGTCGCACACCAGCATGCTGACCCTGGAACTGCCCGGCTACGGGGACGCCGACCCCCTCCCCGTCGAGCACGGCATGGACTTCCTCGCCGACACCGTCCGCCATGCCGTCGACACACTCTCGCTCGGACCGGTCAATGTGTTCGGAGCCTGCTTCGGAGCCTCCGTCGCCCTGCGGTACGCACAACGGCACCCGCACCGGATCGCGCGTCTGATGCTGGGAGGAACCGCCGTGGAGATCTCCCCCGAGTACACCGCCTCCGCCAAACGCTGGCGCCGCATGGTGGACGAGGGCCTGCTCGACGACTTGGCCCGGGACATGGTCGAGCAGTTCATGGCCCCGCCCGACCACGGACTGGTGCGGCGACGGGCTGCTGTAGCACGCCTCATGGGGCAGAGGTTCGCCCAGCTCACCGAGCGCGAACTCGCCATGGACATCACCCATCACGAGCGTCTCCTGTCACACCCGTGGAGCCTGCCCGAGCCGGCCGTCACCCTTCCCGTCCTCGTGTTCACCGGCGAACACGACACCATCACCCCACCTCCCGTAGGGCGGCGGGTCGCACAGGGGCTCCGGGCGCGGTTCACCACGATCAAGGAGGCCGACCACCTGGTCCAGATCGAACGCGATACCGACCTGGCTGACCTGATGGCCCGCTTCTTCACCGATCAGCCGCTCGAGGCGCTCTCCTACCTCAACCCCGTCGAGCGCTTCCCACAACCCGTCAGTGGCTCTCGCTGA